One window of the Carnobacterium maltaromaticum DSM 20342 genome contains the following:
- a CDS encoding YueI family protein has translation MGEKDVNDYLTSGIYGTPQTKPEERNRYLGSLRERVYLSMSIEELSSLLYIDALKEELELHPDGQVLLNGEVNSRALGPYLKLCGQESVQFTIVTNQFAKKSDTGLLFVAANAVNQEVVAVSEKYPLADPTPKKEESVPTEKKSLLKRFFS, from the coding sequence ATGGGTGAAAAAGATGTTAATGATTACTTAACGAGTGGAATCTATGGGACACCTCAAACAAAACCTGAAGAACGTAACCGGTATTTAGGTAGTCTCAGAGAACGCGTCTACCTCTCTATGTCAATTGAAGAATTGAGTTCTCTATTATATATTGATGCTCTTAAAGAGGAACTGGAATTACATCCTGATGGGCAAGTTCTATTAAATGGCGAAGTCAACAGTCGTGCTTTAGGACCTTACTTAAAACTATGCGGACAAGAGTCAGTTCAATTTACTATTGTTACCAATCAGTTTGCTAAGAAAAGTGACACTGGTTTACTTTTTGTTGCTGCTAATGCTGTCAATCAAGAAGTCGTCGCTGTCAGCGAAAAATACCCTCTGGCCGATCCGACGCCTAAAAAAGAAGAGTCTGTTCCAACTGAAAAAAAATCTTTATTAAAACGATTTTTTTCATAA